A genomic stretch from Arenicella xantha includes:
- a CDS encoding DUF1993 domain-containing protein, whose amino-acid sequence MSTSFYDLSVGSYLQAVNGMITVMNKGMQYASEHNLDADNFVKARLHEDMLPLLFQVNCVELHTLGALEGIREGVFSPPSTTEPHDYAGLQALLLETKAELTNLSKADVNELGGKSMLFKFKDYELPFTAENFVMSFSLPNLYFHTTTAYDILRHNGVPLAKADYLGRMRIGT is encoded by the coding sequence ATGAGTACATCTTTCTATGATTTAAGTGTCGGGTCATACCTGCAGGCAGTTAACGGTATGATTACGGTTATGAATAAAGGCATGCAATATGCCTCTGAACATAACCTTGATGCTGATAACTTCGTAAAAGCGCGTTTGCACGAAGATATGTTGCCGCTACTGTTTCAAGTAAATTGTGTCGAGCTGCATACATTGGGCGCGTTGGAAGGCATTCGCGAAGGTGTATTCTCGCCGCCAAGTACTACCGAGCCACACGATTATGCGGGCTTGCAGGCATTGCTACTGGAAACTAAAGCTGAGCTAACTAATTTATCGAAAGCCGATGTTAATGAATTGGGCGGTAAGTCCATGCTGTTTAAATTCAAGGATTACGAGCTTCCGTTCACCGCTGAAAATTTTGTTATGTCGTTTTCATTGCCTAATTTGTATTTCCATACGACCACGGCTTACGACATCTTACGTCACAATGGCGTACCTTTAGCCAAAGCCGATTATCTTGGCCGCATGCGTATCGGAACGTAA
- a CDS encoding zinc ribbon domain-containing protein YjdM — MSTPPCPKCQSEFTYEDRAMLVCPECGHEWNANAAEEVHEVRCSNGNVLNDGDAVTVIRDLKVKGSSSVVKVGTKVKNIRVLDPEFIVDGHDIDCKIDGFGSMKLKSSVVKKN, encoded by the coding sequence ATGTCTACCCCGCCTTGTCCTAAATGCCAATCTGAGTTCACTTATGAAGACAGAGCTATGTTGGTGTGTCCTGAATGTGGCCACGAATGGAACGCAAATGCAGCCGAAGAAGTACACGAAGTCCGTTGCTCAAATGGCAATGTGCTGAACGACGGCGATGCTGTCACGGTGATTCGAGACTTAAAGGTTAAAGGGAGTTCGTCAGTCGTTAAGGTCGGCACCAAAGTTAAAAATATTCGCGTATTGGATCCTGAATTTATTGTTGATGGTCATGACATTGATTGCAAAATCGATGGCTTTGGTTCTATGAAACTTAAGTCGAGCGTGGTCAAAAAGAATTAG
- the acs gene encoding acetate--CoA ligase encodes MSEAKIYPVFESIKATTHLTQEQYQEKYRRSLDDSDGFWAEQAEEHLDWFERWDQVSEFDFHKADIKWFSGGKLNVSVNCIDRHLPERANQTAIIWEGDDPNASERISYQELHDNVCQLANALRELGIKKGDRVCLYMPMIPEAIYSMLACTRVGAVHSVVFGGFSPEALRGRINDSECKLVITADEGLRGAKPIPLKANVDKACEETPSIEHVLVCKVTGNQVGWQEGRDIDYQTIVAKQATQCEPEVMDAEDPMFILYTSGSTGTPKGVLHTTGGYLLTAAMTFKYVFDYQEGEVYWCTADIGWVTGHTYLTYGPLCNGATTLVFEGVPTYPDASRFWQVVDKHQVNIFYTAPTALRALMGAGDEFLENTSRSSIRILGTVGEPINPEAWEWYFHKVGHGKCPIVDTWWQTETGGTMLVSMPGATATKPGSAGLPFFGVELVLLDDEGQVLEGAASGNLAIPRSWPGQMRGVYNNPKRFYDAYFSMYPGYYFTGDGCRRDEDGYYWITGRVDDVINVSGHRMGTAEVESALVLHETVSEAAVVGYPHDIKGQGIYAYVTLMSGQVYSDALKAELIKHVRSEIGPVATPDIIHWAPGLPKTRSGKIMRRILRKIAEDDFSNLGDISTLADPGVVEDLTKTR; translated from the coding sequence ATGAGTGAAGCAAAAATCTATCCCGTATTTGAGTCGATCAAAGCGACGACCCATTTGACCCAAGAACAATATCAAGAAAAGTATCGGCGCTCGTTAGACGATTCCGATGGGTTTTGGGCTGAACAGGCCGAGGAGCATCTCGATTGGTTTGAACGCTGGGACCAAGTAAGCGAGTTCGATTTCCATAAGGCTGATATTAAGTGGTTCAGCGGCGGAAAACTGAATGTGTCGGTCAATTGCATAGACCGCCATCTACCGGAACGAGCTAATCAAACAGCGATAATTTGGGAAGGAGATGATCCCAATGCAAGCGAGCGGATCAGCTATCAAGAATTACACGACAATGTTTGCCAGTTGGCGAATGCGCTGCGTGAGCTCGGAATCAAAAAAGGCGATCGAGTGTGTTTGTATATGCCGATGATTCCTGAAGCGATTTACTCGATGCTGGCCTGTACACGCGTGGGCGCGGTTCACTCAGTAGTGTTCGGTGGTTTCTCTCCAGAGGCGTTACGCGGTCGGATTAACGATTCCGAGTGCAAGTTGGTGATTACTGCCGACGAAGGCTTACGTGGTGCTAAACCAATTCCGTTAAAAGCCAATGTCGATAAAGCCTGCGAAGAAACACCATCGATTGAACATGTGTTGGTATGCAAGGTGACGGGTAATCAGGTCGGCTGGCAAGAGGGTCGAGATATCGACTACCAAACTATCGTGGCGAAACAGGCGACTCAATGTGAACCTGAAGTGATGGATGCAGAGGATCCGATGTTTATTTTGTACACATCTGGGTCAACTGGCACACCAAAGGGCGTACTGCACACCACCGGCGGCTACTTACTGACCGCGGCAATGACATTCAAATACGTATTTGATTATCAAGAAGGCGAAGTCTACTGGTGCACTGCGGATATTGGCTGGGTAACCGGCCATACCTATCTCACTTACGGTCCGTTGTGTAATGGCGCGACCACGCTGGTGTTTGAAGGTGTGCCGACGTATCCCGATGCCAGCCGGTTTTGGCAAGTGGTTGATAAGCATCAAGTTAATATTTTCTATACCGCGCCGACCGCTTTGCGTGCATTGATGGGCGCTGGTGATGAGTTTCTTGAGAACACATCGCGCAGCAGTATTCGCATTCTCGGCACTGTTGGTGAGCCAATTAACCCTGAGGCGTGGGAGTGGTATTTCCACAAAGTTGGTCATGGTAAATGTCCGATTGTTGATACTTGGTGGCAGACTGAAACCGGTGGAACCATGTTGGTATCGATGCCTGGTGCTACGGCAACTAAACCAGGTTCCGCAGGCTTACCGTTCTTCGGTGTAGAGTTAGTATTATTGGACGATGAAGGCCAGGTATTAGAGGGCGCGGCGTCTGGAAACTTGGCGATACCACGATCTTGGCCGGGTCAGATGCGCGGCGTTTACAATAATCCGAAGCGGTTTTACGACGCCTACTTCTCGATGTACCCAGGGTACTATTTCACCGGCGATGGTTGCCGTCGAGACGAGGACGGCTATTACTGGATTACTGGTCGTGTTGACGATGTTATTAATGTTTCTGGCCACCGTATGGGAACCGCCGAGGTAGAGAGTGCCTTAGTTTTGCATGAGACCGTGAGCGAGGCCGCTGTAGTGGGGTACCCGCACGACATAAAGGGGCAAGGTATTTATGCCTACGTCACACTAATGTCGGGGCAAGTGTATAGCGACGCCCTCAAAGCGGAGTTGATTAAGCACGTGCGAAGTGAGATTGGGCCGGTCGCAACCCCTGATATTATTCATTGGGCACCCGGTCTACCAAAGACCCGCTCGGGCAAGATTATGCGGCGAATTTTGCGCAAGATTGCTGAGGACGATTTCTCTAATCTTGGTGATATCAGCACGCTTGCAGACCCAGGAGTGGTCGAAGATTTGACTAAAACCCGATAG
- a CDS encoding sodium:solute symporter family protein, whose product MELQTLTYIVVGLTFALYVGIAFWARAGSTKDFYVAGGGIHPISNGMATAADWMSAASFISMAGLIGFSYQGYGGSVFLLGWTGGYVLLAMCLAPYLRKFGKFTVPEFIGDRYYSKAARVVAVICLIIASVTYVIGQMKGIGVAFSRFLETTYETGLTAGMVIVFIYAVMGGMKGITYTQIAQYVVLIFAYTIPAIFISLSLTGNPIPQLGLGSTLLTDGTYVLDKLNQVVTELGFAEYTTSTRGSTLNMFMYTMSLMIGTAGLPHVIIRFFTVPSVKDARKSAGWALVFIAILYTTAPAVAGMARLNLMSTIEPTPGTYLAYDERPQWFKNWEKTGLLEYEDKNGDGLIQYSADKSVNEMVKIDNDILVLANPEIAKLPNWVIALVAAGGLAAALSTAAGLLLAISSAISHDLLKGIIKPDISEKSELNASRVAMAFTVLTAGYLGFHPPDFAAGTVALAFGLAASSIFPALMLGIFYKRMNTAGAISGMLSGIGVTLFYVFQHKGIMFVQSTSFLGDMSPNWFFGIEPNAFGAVGALVNLVVAVVVCKMTAPPPKEIQDLVDYVRSPVGEGSAVAH is encoded by the coding sequence ATGGAACTACAAACCTTAACCTATATTGTTGTTGGCCTAACGTTTGCATTGTACGTTGGCATCGCGTTCTGGGCTCGAGCCGGGTCGACGAAAGATTTCTACGTTGCTGGCGGTGGTATTCACCCGATTTCAAACGGTATGGCAACCGCAGCAGATTGGATGTCAGCGGCTTCGTTTATCTCAATGGCTGGCTTGATCGGGTTTTCCTATCAAGGCTACGGCGGCTCGGTGTTCCTATTGGGCTGGACTGGCGGCTATGTTCTGTTAGCCATGTGCCTGGCTCCGTATTTGCGTAAGTTTGGCAAGTTTACGGTTCCTGAGTTTATTGGCGATCGCTACTATTCCAAGGCAGCTCGTGTGGTCGCGGTGATTTGCTTAATCATTGCCTCGGTTACCTATGTAATCGGGCAAATGAAAGGCATTGGTGTGGCATTTAGTCGATTCCTTGAAACGACTTACGAGACTGGCTTGACAGCGGGTATGGTGATTGTTTTCATCTATGCGGTTATGGGTGGCATGAAAGGAATCACTTATACGCAAATTGCACAATATGTGGTGCTGATTTTTGCGTATACCATTCCGGCTATTTTTATCTCTTTGTCATTGACCGGCAATCCGATTCCACAACTTGGTTTAGGCAGCACCTTGCTGACCGATGGTACATACGTGCTGGATAAACTGAATCAAGTGGTGACCGAACTCGGCTTTGCGGAATACACGACCTCGACCAGGGGTAGTACGCTCAATATGTTCATGTACACCATGTCGTTGATGATCGGTACGGCGGGTCTACCACATGTAATCATTCGATTTTTCACTGTGCCAAGTGTTAAGGACGCGCGTAAATCAGCGGGTTGGGCATTGGTCTTTATAGCGATTTTGTACACCACCGCTCCGGCTGTTGCTGGTATGGCTCGACTAAACCTGATGAGCACAATTGAACCGACACCAGGTACTTACCTAGCTTATGATGAACGTCCTCAGTGGTTTAAAAACTGGGAAAAGACCGGGCTGTTAGAGTATGAAGACAAAAACGGCGATGGGCTTATTCAGTACAGCGCCGATAAGTCAGTCAATGAAATGGTCAAGATTGATAACGACATCTTGGTATTGGCTAACCCTGAAATCGCTAAGTTACCAAACTGGGTGATTGCCTTGGTGGCCGCGGGCGGATTGGCCGCGGCCTTGTCTACAGCGGCAGGCTTATTGTTGGCAATTTCATCGGCGATCTCGCATGACTTACTCAAAGGCATCATTAAGCCTGATATTTCTGAGAAGAGTGAGCTGAATGCGTCACGTGTGGCTATGGCGTTTACCGTACTGACGGCCGGTTACCTAGGCTTCCATCCACCGGATTTTGCGGCAGGAACCGTCGCGCTAGCTTTCGGTTTGGCTGCGTCGTCGATTTTCCCAGCTTTGATGTTAGGTATCTTCTATAAGCGTATGAATACCGCTGGTGCGATCTCTGGCATGTTGTCGGGCATCGGTGTGACGTTATTCTATGTGTTCCAGCATAAGGGCATCATGTTCGTTCAGAGCACCAGCTTTTTAGGTGATATGAGCCCGAATTGGTTCTTCGGTATTGAGCCGAATGCGTTTGGTGCTGTCGGTGCGCTTGTGAACTTAGTTGTGGCCGTCGTAGTATGTAAGATGACAGCGCCACCGCCTAAAGAGATTCAAGACTTAGTCGACTATGTCCGCTCACCGGTTGGTGAAGGTTCAGCGGTCGCGCATTAA
- a CDS encoding DUF4212 domain-containing protein, which produces MKDKAEAYWKANVSLILKLLAIWFVVPFLGGIVFVDVLNQFRLGGYPLGFWIAQQGAIYMFVVLIFYYAKKMSDLDDEFSAGGD; this is translated from the coding sequence ATGAAAGACAAAGCTGAGGCTTATTGGAAAGCCAACGTAAGTTTGATCTTGAAGCTGCTGGCGATTTGGTTTGTTGTGCCGTTCCTCGGCGGAATAGTTTTCGTCGACGTGCTAAACCAATTTCGACTGGGCGGTTATCCGCTTGGATTTTGGATCGCCCAACAAGGCGCGATTTATATGTTCGTGGTGCTTATTTTCTACTATGCGAAGAAAATGAGTGACTTGGATGATGAGTTTTCCGCGGGAGGTGACTGA
- a CDS encoding response regulator transcription factor has product MVVRPLRCTKPDRYSVHMTLTVLIADDHPLFREALAGIVLMELPGADIQHAEDYAEARAALAANSIDLAFVDLNMPNSHGLTDLALLAKMHPNVPIIVVSAHEESDVIRACIQHKASGYIIKSASPSEIKQAITSVLNGDIHVPLDIDLSQTQEDQHSDAANRISSLTPSQLKVLIEVGKGKLNKQIAYDLSISEATVKAHITSVFKKLGINNRTQAVLFAQQHQAKNPRIR; this is encoded by the coding sequence ATGGTAGTACGACCCTTGCGTTGTACTAAGCCTGATCGCTATAGTGTGCACATGACCCTTACCGTGCTTATTGCTGATGATCATCCCCTGTTTCGAGAAGCGCTCGCAGGAATTGTGTTGATGGAATTACCAGGCGCCGACATCCAACACGCGGAGGACTATGCCGAAGCACGCGCAGCACTCGCAGCCAACTCTATCGACTTAGCCTTTGTGGATCTCAATATGCCCAATTCGCATGGCCTTACCGATTTGGCGTTGCTGGCTAAGATGCATCCTAATGTGCCAATTATTGTGGTGTCAGCACACGAGGAATCCGACGTTATTCGCGCCTGCATTCAACATAAGGCATCGGGCTACATTATAAAATCAGCCAGCCCCAGTGAAATAAAACAAGCGATTACCAGCGTGTTAAATGGCGACATTCACGTACCGCTCGATATTGACCTAAGCCAGACTCAAGAAGATCAACATTCGGATGCCGCGAATCGCATTAGCTCCCTGACCCCGTCGCAACTGAAAGTCTTGATCGAGGTCGGTAAAGGCAAACTAAACAAGCAAATCGCCTACGATTTATCTATCTCTGAAGCTACCGTAAAAGCGCACATCACCAGCGTGTTTAAAAAACTCGGCATTAACAATCGCACACAGGCAGTGTTATTCGCGCAACAACATCAGGCCAAGAACCCGAGAATCCGCTAG
- a CDS encoding MDR family oxidoreductase yields MQSTFNAIVARSDDAGYRVALEQLSRSELPDNEVLVKIDYSTLNYKDALAVTGASPICRRLPMVCGIDLAGIVVESKSSAWQSGDRVLVNGFGLSETEWGGYTQFQSVSSNYLVKIPEAFSAEQAMAIGTAGYTAMLCVHALQDHGLTPSHGPIVVTGASGGVGSVAISLLSTFGFEVVAVSGRESTHDYLRSLGASRILDRADLDAKAKPLEKEQWAGAVDSVGSRTLATLLARTNREGIVAACGLAGGVDLPSTVMPFILRGVTLRGIDSVMASLERRQRAWDDLARYLNMEQLQTVYKVEPMSDIPKLASDLLAGNLVGRIVVDVNR; encoded by the coding sequence ATGCAATCAACTTTTAACGCCATTGTCGCACGCTCTGATGACGCGGGTTACCGAGTCGCGCTAGAGCAGTTGAGTCGGTCAGAATTGCCAGACAACGAGGTGTTGGTCAAAATAGACTACTCGACGCTCAATTATAAAGATGCCTTGGCAGTCACCGGAGCCAGCCCAATTTGCCGGCGGCTCCCGATGGTGTGCGGTATCGATTTGGCGGGTATTGTGGTTGAATCCAAGTCGTCGGCTTGGCAGTCCGGCGATCGAGTGTTGGTGAACGGTTTTGGCCTGTCTGAGACGGAGTGGGGCGGATACACACAGTTTCAATCGGTGTCGTCAAACTATCTGGTGAAGATTCCTGAGGCATTCAGTGCCGAGCAGGCTATGGCGATTGGTACCGCGGGCTACACGGCTATGCTGTGTGTGCACGCCTTACAAGATCATGGTTTAACGCCCAGTCATGGTCCTATTGTGGTGACTGGCGCGTCGGGAGGGGTTGGTTCTGTCGCGATATCATTATTATCAACCTTTGGCTTTGAGGTAGTGGCGGTATCAGGCCGTGAATCGACGCATGATTACCTTCGATCTTTAGGGGCTTCACGCATACTTGATCGAGCCGATTTGGACGCCAAGGCAAAACCACTAGAGAAAGAGCAATGGGCCGGGGCGGTGGATTCAGTTGGTAGTCGCACTTTGGCGACCTTGCTAGCGCGCACCAATCGAGAAGGTATTGTGGCTGCGTGTGGGCTGGCCGGTGGGGTTGATTTACCCAGCACGGTGATGCCATTTATTTTGCGTGGTGTGACCCTACGCGGTATTGACTCAGTGATGGCGAGCCTGGAGCGCCGGCAGCGAGCTTGGGATGATTTAGCGCGCTATCTCAATATGGAGCAGCTACAGACGGTATATAAAGTAGAGCCGATGAGTGATATTCCCAAGCTAGCGAGCGATTTGCTGGCCGGTAATCTGGTTGGGCGAATCGTGGTTGATGTTAACCGTTAA
- a CDS encoding PAS domain-containing hybrid sensor histidine kinase/response regulator: protein MFNVEFVAIIGFAYIFVLFLIAYYGDSPVYNRERNYNGNLVYALSLAVYCSSWTFYGAVGTAVVDGLDYLAIYLGPLLVFVFGYPLIRRIILICKQNRITSVSDFISSRYGKDRRIGILVTVIAVVGSLPYIALQLKALSSSFLVLVGPAARADAGFERYFSENISLVVGAVLALFTILFGTRHLDASEHHKGMILAIAFESVVKLLAILTVGYYAIYLLLEADRNLTLPQLFSLESMSNAFGGNTSTWSSFLTKLLLSTSAIFLLPRQFQVAMVEARDHHQFKTAMWVMPLYLILTSVIVIPIAISGMALMPNGAPDLYVLSLPLNANNPTIAMVAFLGGLSAATGMVIVAAISLSTMVCNELVMPYLISVKRWQILRRDNLNEIVLMIRRVAIVGLIAGAYGYFALMDNNTQLANIGLVSFAAIVQFLPAVLCALYWQRANRKGVYWGLIGGAGLWAYTLMLPTILSDAVVADLFARNALLHPQKLLGFELGNPLTHGVVWSLSVNIVMIIWFSLREPQSVIERIQASRFFNAGMQSSDHANMLGGQSGWVHPDALRILAEPIIGARNTDAVFREYQSQHGIDLTRQKQADPQLIGLIQTAIAGVIGTTSAQKVISDTLLGDDNHLEEVTNFVDETSSVLQFNRNLLQTTLQNITHGISVVDGDLNLVIWNDRYLSLFDYPEDLIYVGKPLRDLLQYNADRGDFGDKDRQGAIAKRLKHLQKRTSYSIVRRRQNGKTIKSTGEPMPNGGFVTTYEDITDSVHASELLRRANEELEDRVQARTQELEVLTEELRRNTRSKTHFLAAASHDLLQPINAARLFAHSIAERRSEPDAVQQLVHSLDQSLVTANELLRALLDISKLDAGGIQPNRVRFALGPMIDSLLRDMQASANDKNVNLRSSVDDVNVSTDKQLLHSVLQNLVSNALRYTRAGGMVTIETEVLEQNLERKSVRISVIDTGVGIAEEHLSQIFNEFYQIKSGEKQHSRGLGLGLSIVKRISRLLDLNIRVESVFGEGSRFTLELPLVDQAVVSSTSSVAPALVESDILRGAKVLCLDNDDSVLTAMQTLLRGWGCEVTSVSGYKEGLRAISQQPFDILLADYRLDYSETGLDFLCMATAIDDAEQAVGILVTAEQDDSLSSKAAALGFMYLAKPIEPAALRSLLMQSVRH from the coding sequence ATGTTTAACGTAGAATTCGTCGCGATTATTGGCTTTGCCTATATTTTTGTGCTGTTTCTAATCGCCTATTATGGCGATTCGCCGGTATATAACCGCGAACGAAACTACAACGGGAATCTTGTTTATGCACTGTCACTGGCAGTGTATTGCTCGTCTTGGACATTCTATGGGGCGGTGGGAACCGCGGTAGTTGATGGGCTAGACTACTTGGCTATTTATTTAGGCCCACTGCTGGTTTTTGTGTTTGGCTACCCACTGATTCGGCGCATTATCTTAATTTGTAAACAAAACCGAATCACCTCAGTATCTGATTTTATTTCGAGCCGCTATGGTAAAGATCGTCGCATCGGTATTCTAGTAACGGTCATTGCGGTTGTTGGTTCGCTGCCCTACATTGCTTTGCAACTCAAAGCTTTATCGAGCTCATTTTTGGTATTAGTTGGGCCGGCCGCGCGCGCTGACGCGGGGTTCGAGCGATATTTTTCTGAAAATATTTCTTTAGTCGTTGGCGCCGTGTTGGCGCTGTTTACGATTCTGTTTGGCACGCGGCATCTGGATGCCAGTGAGCATCATAAAGGCATGATCTTGGCCATTGCGTTTGAGAGTGTGGTTAAACTCTTGGCGATTCTCACGGTGGGGTATTACGCCATTTATCTGTTGCTTGAAGCGGACCGGAACCTAACTCTGCCGCAGCTGTTTAGCTTGGAATCCATGTCCAATGCGTTCGGCGGTAATACCAGCACCTGGTCAAGCTTTCTGACAAAACTATTGTTGAGTACTAGCGCTATTTTCTTGTTGCCTCGACAGTTCCAAGTAGCAATGGTCGAGGCGAGGGATCACCATCAGTTTAAAACTGCTATGTGGGTGATGCCGCTGTATTTGATTCTAACCAGCGTGATCGTGATACCGATTGCGATTAGCGGAATGGCCTTGATGCCAAATGGCGCGCCGGATTTATATGTGTTGTCACTGCCGTTGAACGCCAATAACCCGACCATTGCGATGGTGGCATTTTTAGGCGGTTTGTCGGCGGCAACTGGCATGGTCATCGTGGCTGCGATTAGCTTGAGTACCATGGTGTGCAATGAGCTGGTAATGCCGTATTTAATTAGCGTTAAACGTTGGCAGATTTTACGGCGTGACAACCTGAATGAAATCGTGCTGATGATTCGCCGCGTCGCGATAGTCGGGCTTATCGCCGGTGCGTACGGGTATTTTGCGTTAATGGATAATAATACCCAGCTGGCGAATATTGGTTTGGTATCGTTTGCTGCCATTGTTCAATTCCTACCAGCGGTGTTATGTGCTTTGTATTGGCAGCGCGCAAACCGTAAAGGTGTCTATTGGGGTTTGATTGGTGGTGCTGGATTGTGGGCTTATACCTTAATGTTGCCGACCATTTTAAGCGATGCCGTGGTCGCTGATTTGTTCGCAAGAAATGCCTTATTACATCCGCAGAAACTCCTAGGGTTCGAGCTTGGAAATCCGCTGACACATGGTGTTGTGTGGAGCTTGTCTGTCAATATAGTAATGATCATTTGGTTTTCGCTGCGTGAGCCACAGTCGGTAATTGAGCGAATTCAAGCAAGTCGTTTCTTCAATGCAGGAATGCAATCCTCAGATCACGCTAATATGCTGGGAGGGCAGTCTGGTTGGGTACACCCAGATGCTTTGCGGATTTTGGCTGAGCCAATTATTGGGGCGCGTAATACCGATGCTGTGTTTCGTGAATATCAATCGCAGCATGGGATTGATCTGACTCGGCAAAAACAAGCGGACCCGCAATTAATTGGATTGATTCAGACTGCCATCGCTGGGGTTATTGGGACTACGTCGGCGCAGAAAGTTATTTCAGACACCTTATTGGGCGATGATAACCATCTGGAGGAAGTAACCAATTTTGTCGATGAAACATCCAGCGTTTTGCAATTTAACCGGAACTTATTGCAAACAACATTGCAGAACATTACGCACGGTATTTCGGTGGTGGACGGCGACTTGAATTTGGTGATCTGGAATGACCGCTATCTCAGTCTGTTCGATTACCCAGAGGACTTAATCTATGTTGGAAAGCCGCTTAGAGATCTGTTGCAATACAATGCAGATCGAGGCGATTTTGGCGACAAGGACCGACAAGGCGCTATCGCCAAGCGACTCAAGCACTTGCAAAAACGGACGTCGTACTCGATTGTTCGTCGGCGGCAAAATGGTAAGACTATCAAATCGACTGGTGAGCCGATGCCGAATGGTGGTTTCGTGACCACGTACGAAGACATTACCGACAGCGTTCATGCGTCGGAGTTGTTGCGGCGAGCCAATGAAGAATTGGAAGATCGTGTTCAGGCGCGGACTCAAGAGCTTGAAGTGCTTACTGAGGAGCTACGACGTAATACGCGGAGTAAGACGCATTTCTTAGCAGCGGCCAGTCATGACCTGTTGCAGCCGATTAACGCTGCTCGTTTATTCGCGCATAGTATTGCCGAGCGTCGCAGCGAACCAGATGCTGTGCAGCAGTTGGTTCACAGTCTTGACCAATCTCTGGTTACCGCCAATGAGTTGTTGCGCGCCTTGCTCGACATCTCAAAGCTGGACGCCGGCGGAATACAGCCTAACCGCGTGCGCTTTGCACTAGGCCCAATGATCGACTCTTTGCTGCGCGATATGCAAGCGAGCGCCAACGATAAGAATGTTAATTTGCGCTCCAGCGTCGACGATGTAAATGTGTCTACCGACAAACAATTATTGCACTCAGTGCTGCAAAATTTGGTCTCGAACGCATTACGTTACACGCGTGCTGGCGGCATGGTGACTATTGAAACTGAGGTTTTAGAGCAGAATCTAGAGCGCAAAAGCGTGAGAATTTCAGTAATTGATACTGGAGTTGGCATAGCTGAGGAGCACCTCTCGCAAATATTCAATGAGTTTTATCAGATTAAATCCGGTGAAAAACAGCACTCGCGTGGCTTGGGCTTGGGGTTGTCGATTGTTAAGCGGATCAGTCGTTTGCTCGATCTCAATATTCGCGTGGAATCCGTGTTTGGTGAGGGTAGCCGCTTTACTCTTGAATTACCGTTGGTTGATCAAGCTGTGGTCAGCAGCACATCATCGGTAGCGCCTGCGCTCGTCGAATCCGACATCTTACGTGGTGCTAAGGTGTTGTGTTTAGATAACGACGACAGTGTGCTAACCGCAATGCAGACATTATTGCGAGGCTGGGGCTGTGAGGTGACATCGGTGTCAGGCTATAAAGAAGGCCTCCGAGCCATTAGTCAGCAGCCGTTTGATATTTTGTTGGCCGATTACCGTTTAGATTACTCCGAAACTGGCTTGGATTTTCTCTGCATGGCCACCGCCATCGACGACGCGGAGCAAGCTGTTGGTATCTTAGTAACCGCTGAGCAAGATGACTCATTGAGCTCCAAAGCCGCCGCGCTTGGGTTTATGTATTTAGCTAAACCGATTGAGCCAGCGGCACTGCGGTCATTACTTATGCAATCAGTCCGGCATTAA